A section of the Lineus longissimus chromosome 1, tnLinLong1.2, whole genome shotgun sequence genome encodes:
- the LOC135493925 gene encoding SPRY domain-containing SOCS box protein 3-like yields the protein MGDALILRPLDAFRSEFFNDEWVWDQDGKSPEAQLSNNSEAVYFNVDPVDGSTGTSGVRGNKGFTEGEHYWEITFTEPCFGTSVMVGVGTKKALLHTNNYQYVNLLGRDTESWGLTYKGTIWHNGMSRKYCKPFYEPKTVIGCHLNLYDGTLTFYKNGQNLGVAFRGLNRTGQPLYPLTSSTSTNTEIEVGVRTQRHLTLQEMCVMKVLQNIHYKQDDIDNLPLPNIVKNHLKAL from the exons ATGGGTGACG CTCTCATCCTAAGACCACTGGATGCATTCCGCAGTGAATTCTTCAACGATGAGTGGGTGTGGGACCAAGATGGGAAATCTCCAGAGGCCCAGCTTTCAAACAATAGCGAGGCGGTGTACTTCAATGTTGACccagtagatggcagcacaggcACTTCTG GTGTCCGTGGCAATAAGGGCTTTACCGAAGGTGAACATTATTGGGAGATAACATTCACCGAGCCATGTTTTGGGACGTCTGTGATGGTTGGGGTTGGAACCAAAAAGGCATTGCTCCACACTAATAACTACCAGTATGTCAACTTGCTTG GTCGAGACACCGAAAGCTGGGGACTCACTTATAAAGGCACCATCTGGCATAACGGGATGTCACGGAAGTATTGTAAGCCATTTTATGAACCAAAGACAGTCATTGGGTGCCATTTGAATCTGTACGATGGGACGTTGACCTTCTACAAGAACGGTCAGAATCTTGGCGTTGCATTTCGAGGACTTAATCGAACAG GCCAGCCGTTGTACCCGCTGACAAGCTCCACTTCCACAAATACTGAAATCGAAGTTGGCGTGCGAACTCAGCGACACTTGACACTCCAGGAGATGTGCGTGATGAAGGTGCTACAGAACATACATTACAAACAGGACGACATCGACAATCTCCCTCTTCCAAATATAGTCAAGAACCACCTTAAGGCCCTGTAA